The following proteins come from a genomic window of Pseudomonas putida:
- a CDS encoding DUF1127 domain-containing protein has translation MGGMSDVRLQLLAREMEAGQQARVFNAPQGMGRWGLMLHRWHTRRALLQLTDEQLRDVGLSWEQALIEGRKPFWKD, from the coding sequence ATGGGTGGCATGAGCGATGTGCGCTTGCAACTGTTGGCCAGGGAAATGGAAGCCGGGCAGCAGGCCAGGGTGTTCAACGCCCCGCAAGGGATGGGGCGTTGGGGCCTGATGCTGCATCGCTGGCACACCCGCAGGGCGTTGCTGCAGTTGACTGATGAGCAGTTGCGCGATGTCGGGCTTAGCTGGGAGCAGGCCTTGATCGAGGGGCGTAAACCCTTCTGGAAAGACTGA
- a CDS encoding NAD(P)/FAD-dependent oxidoreductase, with protein MIHSAQHAASYYAASSAPHPDHPFLQGEHSADVCIVGGGYSGLNTAIELAERGLSVILLEARKLGWGASGRNGGQLIRGVGHGLEQFRAVIGEEGVRSMKLMGLEAVDIVRERVERHAIACDLTWGYCDLANKPGELQGFAEDAEELRSLGYRHELRLVHKDDIHSVVGSDCYVGGLIDMGSGHLHPLNLALGEAAVASRLGVQLYEQSEVSRIEYGPEVKVHTGQGRVRAKTLVLCCNAYHNGLNRELGGKVLPAGSYIIATEPLGEERARQLLPQNMAVCDQRVALDYYRLSADHRLLFGGACHYSGRDPQDIAAYMRPKMLKVFPQLADVRIDYQWGGMIGIGANRLPQIGRLASQPNVYYAQAYSGHGLNATHLAARLLGEAISGQQSGRFDLFAKVPHITFPGGKHLRSPLLALGMLWHRLKELT; from the coding sequence ATGATTCACAGCGCGCAGCACGCCGCCTCCTACTACGCCGCCAGCAGCGCGCCACACCCCGATCACCCGTTCCTGCAAGGCGAGCACAGCGCCGACGTGTGCATCGTTGGCGGCGGCTATTCGGGCCTGAACACCGCCATCGAGCTGGCCGAACGCGGCCTGTCGGTGATCCTGCTGGAAGCGCGCAAGCTCGGCTGGGGGGCCAGCGGGCGCAATGGCGGCCAGCTTATCCGGGGCGTCGGCCACGGCCTGGAGCAGTTCCGTGCGGTGATCGGTGAGGAAGGCGTCCGCAGCATGAAGCTGATGGGCCTGGAAGCCGTGGACATCGTCCGTGAACGGGTCGAGCGCCACGCCATCGCCTGCGACCTGACCTGGGGTTACTGCGACCTGGCCAACAAGCCCGGCGAGCTGCAAGGCTTCGCCGAAGATGCCGAAGAACTGCGCAGCCTTGGCTACCGTCACGAACTGCGCCTGGTGCACAAAGACGATATCCACAGCGTGGTCGGCTCCGACTGTTATGTCGGCGGCCTGATCGATATGGGCTCAGGGCACCTGCACCCACTCAACCTGGCGCTCGGCGAAGCGGCCGTGGCCAGCCGTCTCGGTGTGCAACTATACGAGCAATCGGAAGTCAGCCGCATCGAGTACGGCCCCGAAGTGAAGGTGCACACCGGCCAAGGCCGGGTGCGCGCCAAAACCCTGGTGCTGTGCTGCAACGCCTATCACAACGGCCTCAACCGCGAATTGGGCGGCAAAGTGCTGCCAGCAGGTAGCTACATCATCGCCACCGAACCGCTGGGTGAGGAACGCGCGCGCCAACTGCTGCCGCAGAACATGGCGGTGTGCGACCAGCGCGTGGCGCTGGACTACTACCGCCTGTCCGCCGACCACCGTCTGCTGTTCGGCGGTGCCTGCCATTACTCCGGCCGCGACCCACAGGACATTGCCGCCTATATGCGGCCGAAGATGCTCAAGGTGTTCCCGCAACTGGCCGATGTGCGCATCGATTACCAGTGGGGTGGGATGATCGGCATCGGCGCCAACCGCCTGCCACAGATCGGCCGCCTGGCCAGCCAGCCGAATGTTTACTACGCCCAGGCCTACTCTGGCCATGGGCTCAACGCCACCCACCTGGCAGCGCGCCTGCTGGGTGAAGCCATCAGCGGCCAGCAAAGCGGGCGCTTCGATCTGTTCGCCAAGGTGCCACACATCACCTTCCCTGGCGGCAAACACCTGCGCTCGCCGCTGCTGGCGTTGGGGATGTTGTGGCACAGGCTCAAAGAATTGACCTGA
- a CDS encoding YkgJ family cysteine cluster protein, whose protein sequence is MSCNRHKIQFLRELIPSFECEPGCHDCCGPVTTSAEEMARLPRKSQAEQDAALQRLDCVHLGPNGCTVYEERPMICRLFGTTPRMACPRGRGPEQMIEPQAEQLVHRFIATTRQVLV, encoded by the coding sequence ATGTCCTGCAACCGCCACAAGATCCAGTTCCTGCGTGAACTCATCCCTTCCTTCGAATGCGAGCCTGGTTGCCACGACTGTTGTGGCCCGGTTACCACGTCAGCCGAAGAGATGGCCCGCCTGCCGCGCAAGTCGCAGGCTGAGCAGGATGCGGCGCTGCAGCGCCTGGACTGTGTGCACCTGGGGCCCAATGGCTGCACCGTATACGAAGAAAGGCCGATGATCTGCCGCCTGTTCGGCACCACCCCGCGCATGGCCTGCCCACGCGGCCGTGGCCCGGAACAGATGATCGAGCCGCAAGCCGAGCAGCTCGTCCACCGGTTCATCGCCACCACCCGGCAGGTGCTCGTGTAG
- the dadR gene encoding transcriptional regulator DadR, protein MRTQHQSKRELDKIDRNILRILQNDGRISFTELGEKVGLSTTPCTERVRRLEREGIIMGYNARLNPQHLKGSLLVFVEISLDYKSGDTFEEFRRAVLKLPHVLECHLVSGDFDYLVKARISEMASYRKLLGDILLKLPHVRESKSYIVMEEVKESLCLPIPD, encoded by the coding sequence ATGAGAACCCAGCACCAGAGCAAGCGTGAACTGGACAAGATCGACCGCAACATCCTGCGGATCCTGCAGAATGACGGGCGCATTTCCTTCACCGAACTGGGCGAGAAAGTTGGGCTTTCCACCACCCCTTGCACCGAGCGCGTGCGCCGCCTGGAGCGTGAGGGCATCATCATGGGCTACAACGCCCGGCTCAACCCTCAGCACCTGAAGGGCAGCCTGCTGGTGTTCGTGGAAATCAGCCTGGACTACAAGTCGGGCGACACGTTCGAGGAGTTCCGCCGCGCGGTGCTCAAGCTGCCACACGTGCTGGAATGCCACTTGGTGTCGGGCGATTTCGATTACCTGGTGAAAGCACGCATTTCAGAGATGGCCTCGTACCGCAAGCTGCTGGGCGACATCCTGCTCAAGCTGCCGCACGTGCGCGAGTCCAAGAGCTACATCGTGATGGAGGAGGTGAAGGAAAGCCTCTGCCTGCCGATCCCGGACTGA